From a region of the Pectobacterium aquaticum genome:
- the nagA gene encoding N-acetylglucosamine-6-phosphate deacetylase, giving the protein MYALTHSRIFTGHQILDNHAVVIADGMIERVCPLAELPACIEQHDLSGAFLAPGFIDLQLNGCGGVQFNDSLDTISVKTLEIMQQANERSGCTSFLPTLITSSDAFMKHSIDVMRDWLAQNKHQALGLHLEGPWLNVLKKGTHDPAFIRKPTQELVDFLCANADAITKITLAPEEVEPSVIRQLTAAGIIVSAGHSNATWEQAKLGFAAGIRFATHLFNAMPYLTGREPGLVGAIYDAPEVYCGIIADGRHVDWATIRNSKRIKGDKLVLVTDATAPAGADIDQFIFAGKTIYYRDGICVDEHGTLSGSALTMIEAVRNSVEHAGIALDEAIRMATLYPARAIGVDKQLGSIESGKVANLTVFDRDYHILKTFVNGNPVWG; this is encoded by the coding sequence ATGTACGCATTAACCCATAGCCGGATTTTCACTGGCCACCAGATTTTGGATAATCACGCCGTCGTGATTGCTGATGGGATGATCGAGCGAGTCTGCCCACTTGCCGAGCTTCCTGCCTGCATTGAACAACACGACCTGAGCGGTGCGTTCCTCGCCCCGGGTTTTATCGATCTCCAGTTGAACGGCTGCGGCGGCGTGCAGTTCAACGACTCGCTGGACACGATCTCCGTCAAGACGCTAGAGATCATGCAGCAGGCGAACGAGCGTTCAGGCTGCACCAGTTTTTTACCTACGCTGATTACCTCCAGCGATGCATTTATGAAGCACAGCATCGATGTGATGAGAGACTGGCTGGCGCAGAATAAGCATCAGGCGCTTGGGCTTCATCTCGAAGGTCCGTGGCTGAATGTACTCAAGAAAGGCACGCATGACCCTGCCTTTATTCGCAAACCAACGCAGGAGCTCGTCGACTTCCTGTGCGCCAACGCAGATGCCATTACGAAAATCACGCTGGCACCGGAAGAAGTCGAACCGTCGGTTATCCGCCAGCTAACAGCGGCGGGCATTATCGTTTCTGCCGGGCATTCCAACGCCACCTGGGAACAGGCAAAGCTGGGTTTTGCCGCTGGTATTCGTTTCGCTACCCACCTGTTCAACGCCATGCCGTATCTGACCGGCCGCGAACCCGGATTGGTCGGCGCGATTTACGACGCCCCGGAAGTCTATTGCGGTATTATCGCGGATGGACGACACGTTGACTGGGCCACTATTCGCAACAGTAAACGTATCAAGGGCGATAAGCTGGTGCTGGTGACCGACGCCACGGCACCGGCCGGTGCGGATATTGACCAGTTCATTTTTGCTGGTAAAACCATATACTACCGCGATGGTATTTGTGTCGATGAACACGGCACTCTGAGCGGTTCGGCACTGACCATGATCGAAGCCGTGCGTAATAGCGTCGAACATGCGGGTATCGCGCTGGATGAAGCAATTCGGATGGCAACGCTCTATCCTGCTCGCGCCATCGGCGTGGATAAGCAGTTAGGTAGCATTGAAAGCGGTAAAGTGGCCAACCTGACCGTCTTTGACCGTGACTATCACATTCTCAAGACGTTTGTTAACGGTAATCCTGTTTGGGGATAA
- the nagC gene encoding DNA-binding transcriptional regulator NagC translates to MTTGGQAQIGNVDLVKQLNSAVVYRLIDQQGPISRIQIAEQSQLAPASVTKITRQLLERGLIKEVDQQASTGGRRAISIITENRPFHTIAVRLGRYDVTIALYDLQGKALEEAHYDLQEKTQESLEAALFHVISGFIASHQRRIRELIAISVVLPGLVDPVAGIVRYMPHISVNNWQLVENLQRHFNVTSFVGHDIRSLALAEHYFGATHDSLDSILVRVHRGTGAGILVNGQIFLGSNGNVGEIGHIQIDPLGDRCHCGNFGCLETVVANAAIEQRVQHLLGQGYPSKLSTDSCTISAICKAANRGDALAREVIEQAGLNLGKALSIAINLFNPQKVVIAGEITEAEKTLLPAIQRCINAQVLKEFRHNLPIEVSSLNHLSAISAFALVKRAMLNGVLLQQLLENA, encoded by the coding sequence ATGACCACAGGCGGACAAGCGCAGATAGGGAATGTCGATCTGGTTAAACAATTAAACAGTGCGGTGGTTTACCGCCTGATTGACCAGCAGGGTCCGATCTCACGAATTCAGATAGCAGAACAGAGCCAGCTTGCCCCCGCCAGCGTGACCAAAATCACCCGCCAGCTTCTGGAACGTGGGCTCATCAAAGAAGTCGATCAACAGGCCTCCACCGGTGGCAGACGCGCCATTTCGATTATCACCGAAAACCGCCCTTTCCATACCATAGCGGTACGCCTTGGTCGCTATGACGTCACTATTGCGCTGTACGATTTGCAGGGAAAAGCGCTGGAAGAAGCGCACTACGATCTGCAAGAAAAAACGCAGGAGTCGCTAGAAGCCGCACTCTTTCACGTTATCAGCGGCTTTATCGCCAGCCATCAACGCCGTATTCGCGAGCTCATTGCGATCTCGGTTGTTCTGCCGGGGCTGGTTGATCCCGTTGCGGGCATCGTCCGCTATATGCCACACATCAGCGTGAATAACTGGCAACTGGTCGAAAATCTGCAACGTCACTTCAACGTCACCAGCTTTGTCGGTCACGATATCCGCAGCCTGGCGCTGGCAGAACACTATTTCGGTGCCACCCACGATTCACTGGATTCCATCCTGGTACGCGTCCATCGCGGCACAGGCGCGGGTATTCTCGTCAACGGGCAAATTTTTCTCGGCAGTAACGGCAACGTGGGCGAGATCGGCCATATTCAGATCGATCCACTTGGCGATCGCTGCCACTGCGGCAATTTCGGCTGTCTGGAAACCGTCGTCGCCAACGCCGCCATTGAACAACGCGTACAACACCTGCTGGGTCAGGGCTACCCCAGCAAGCTTTCTACCGATAGCTGTACGATTTCTGCAATTTGCAAAGCGGCAAACCGCGGTGATGCCCTCGCCCGTGAAGTTATCGAACAGGCCGGACTCAATCTGGGCAAAGCACTGTCCATCGCGATCAATCTGTTCAATCCTCAGAAAGTCGTGATTGCTGGTGAAATCACCGAAGCAGAAAAAACGCTGCTTCCTGCGATCCAACGCTGCATCAACGCGCAGGTGCTGAAAGAATTTCGTCACAACCTGCCGATTGAGGTCTCCAGCCTCAACCACCTTTCCGCTATCAGCGCGTTCGCGTTGGTCAAACGGGCGATGCTAAACGGTGTGTTGCTACAGCAATTGCTCGAAAACGCCTGA